The following coding sequences are from one Neurospora crassa OR74A linkage group I, whole genome shotgun sequence window:
- a CDS encoding pyridoxine kinase — protein sequence MSDGEPPVPDTRVLAVASHVVSGYVGNKIAVFSMQSLGCDVAALNTVQFSNHTGYRQFTGTRVSASEITDLYRGLKQSYLDDFDMMLSGYVPGAPALEAVGEIAKELKEKAQARGKPGSFFWVLDPVMGDNGSLYVAQDVVPVYKGLVQYADLILPNQFEAELLSEVKIVDMPSLTRAISVLHERYAIPHIIITSVSLPDAATTVSSTMPNSVPGSSAPTPTPQEEGQGQSQPPRTKTLSVVGSTMTSARQPRAFQISFPAIDCYFSGTGDMFSALMLVRMREAVYNTEGDLTERESWLSDDSVDALDLPLAKAAEKVLASMHEVLTKTAEGMKGRVQRAKGFVDEQLQREKAMTDGVNGCGHANGNGTTDQDGHVDKKPRLDSTQTTTTTTTTNGNSDGGEDEEKTEERIKEEEERRRRKQVEEAEKEEEVQARKRLHLMKSKAAELRLVRHLDSLRHPKVEFRARRIECS from the exons ATGAGCGACGGAGAGCCTCCAGTCCCCGACACCCGCGTGTTGGCGGTCGCCAGCCAT GTTGTCTCTGG CTACGTAGGCAACAAAATCGCCGTCTTCTCCATGCAATCCCTTGGCTGCGACGTCGCCGCCCTCAACACGGTGCAGTTCAGCAACCATACGGGCTACCGCCAATTCACCGGCACGCGCGTGTCCGCTTCCGAAATCACCGACCTCTACCGCGGTCTCAAACAGTCCTACCTCGATGACTTTGATATGATGCTGTCCGGATACGTCCCCGGTGCTCCAGCGCTGGAAGCCGTGGGGGAGATAGCGAAAGAACTTAAGGAAAAGGCTCAAGCGCGCGGGAAGCCTGGATCTTTCTTTTGGGTGCTGGACCCCGTGATGGGCGATAACGGCAGTCTGTACGTCGCGCAGGATGTGGTGCCGGTATATAAAGGGCTGGTGCAGTACGCAGACCTGATACTCCCGAACCAATTCGAGGCCGA ACTCCTATCAGAAGTCAAAATAGTCGACATGCCCTCCTTAACCCGCGCCATCTCCGTCCTGCACGAGCGCTACGCCATCCcgcacatcatcatcacttccGTCTCCCTTCCCGACGCTGCTACTaccgtctcctccaccatGCCCAACTCCGTACCCGGCTCTTCGGCGCCCACACCAACaccccaagaagaaggccaaggccaatCGCAACCGCCCCGCACCAAGACCCTCAGCGTAGTGGGCTCAACAATGACTTCTGCCCGCCAACCGCGCGCGTTTCAGATTAGCTTCCCCGCCATCGACTGCTACTTCTCCGGAACGGGCGATATGTTTTCCGCTTTGATGCTTGTGCGCATGCGAGAAGCGGTGTATAACACTGAAGGAGACTTGACAGAACGGGAATCGTGGTTGTCAGATGACTCAGTGGACGCGCTGGACTTGCCGCTTGCCAAGGCGGCGGAGAAGGTGTTGGCGAGTATGCATGAGGTGTTGACGAAGACGGCGGAGGGGATGAAGGGGAGGGTGCAGAGGGCTAAGGGGTTTGTGGATGAACAGCTTCAACGAGAGAAGGCGATGACGGATGGGGTTAATGGGTGTGGACATGCGAATGGCAATGGGACGACAGATCAGGATGGGCATGTGGATAAGAAACCTAGGCTGGATTCAAcacagacgacgacgacgacgacgacgacgaatggTAATAGCGATGGtggcgaagatgaggaaaagACGGAAGAGAggataaaagaagaagaagaacgaaggaggagaaaacaAGTGGAGGAAgcggaaaaggaagaagaagtgcaggcgaggaagaggttacATTTGATGAAGAGTAAGGCGGCCGAGTTGAGGCTGGTCAGGCATTTGGATAGCTTGAGGCATCCCAAGGTGGAGTTTAGGGCTAGGAGGATAGAGTGCTCTTAG
- a CDS encoding deoxyuridine 5'-triphosphate nucleotidohydrolase produces the protein MFVARRLLLSRSTSASLSIVSQTTTTFEHFFATITPMTTGTTEPTTSSPPAKRIKTSADSSSQTTTAATTTAATMTADTQTPVTKVDQAPPLLIKKLSDKARLPTRGSAFAAGYDIYASKETTIPARGKGLVETDISMAVPAGTYGRIAPRSGLAAKNFIDVGAGVIDADYRGQVKVLLFNHSDVDFVVNEGDRVAQLVLERIYTPEVVEVEQLEESVRGAGGFGSTGVGSGVGEQMKN, from the exons ATGTTTGTTGCCCGCCGTCTTCTCCTCTCTCGTTCCACTTCTGCTTCTCTTTCAATTGTttcccaaaccaccaccacattcGAACACTTCTTCGCAACCATCACCCCAATgaccaccggcaccaccgaacctactacctcctcccctcccgccAAGCGCATCAAGACCTCCGCTgattcctcctcccaaaccaccactgccgccactactaccgccgccaccatgACTGCCGATACCCAGACTCCCGTTACCAAGGTCGACCAggcccctcctctcctcatcAAGAAGCTATCAGACAAGGCCCGTCTGCCTACGCGCGGCTCCGCCTTCGCTGCTGGTTACGACATCTACGCTTCCAAGGAGACTACGATCCCTGCGCGCGGCAAGGGTCTGGTGGAAACGGATATTTCCATGGCTGTTCCTGCTGGCACTT acgGCCGCATCGCCCCCCGCTCCGGCCTAGCAGCCAAGAACTTCATTGACGTTGGCGCCGGCGTCATCGACGCCGACTACCGCGGCCAAGTCAAGGTTCTCCTGTTCAACCACTCGGACGTGGACTTTGTCGTCAACGAGGGCGATCGCGTCGCGCAGCTGGTTCTCGAACGCATCTATACCCCCGAGGTGGTCGAAGTCGAACAGCTGGAGGAGAGCGTCAGAGGCGCGGGCGGGTTCGGGAGTACAGGCGTTGGTTCTGGTGTTGGGGAGCAGATGAAGAACTAA
- the pcn gene encoding proliferating cell nuclear antigen, with the protein MLEARLEQASILKKVVDAIKDLVQDCNFDCNDSGIALQAMDNSHVALVSMMLKTETFSPFRCDRNIALGVNLTSLTKVLRAAQNEDILTLKAEDAPDVLNLVFESSENDRISEYDLKLMDIDQEHLGIPDTEYAATISMPSSEFKRITTDLMAMSESVNIEASKDGVKFSCQGDIGNGSITLRQHTNVDKPSENIEIELSEPVSLTFSLKYLVNFCKASALSSTVKICLSNEVPLLVEYNISASSYLRFYLAPKIGDEE; encoded by the exons aTGCTTGAAGCACGGTTGGAGCAGGCGTCGATCCTGAAGAAG GTCGTCGACGCCATCAAGGACCTCGTGCAGGACTGCAACTTCGACTGCAACGACTCGGGCATCGCCCTGCAAGCCATGGACAACTCGCACGTCGCGCTCGTGTCCATGATGCTCAAGACGGAGACCTTCTCGCCCTTCCGGTGCGACCGCAACATTGCGCTCGGCGTCAACCTGACGTCGCTGACCAAGGTGCTCCGCGCCGCCCAGAACGAGGACATCCTGACGCTCAAGGCCGAGGACGCGCCCGACGTGCTCAACCTCGTCTTCGAATCTTCCGAAAACGACCGTATCTCCGAGTACGACCTCAAGCTCATGGACATTGACCAGGAGCACCTGGGCATTCCGGATACCGAGTACGCGGCCACCATCAGCATGCCGTCTTCTGAGTTTAAGCGCATCACCACCGACCTCATGGCCATGAGCGAGAGCGTCAACATTGAGGCGAGCAAGGACGGCGTCAAGTTTAGCTGCCAGGGCGACATTGGCAACGGCAGCATTACCCTCCGCCAGCACACCAACGTTGATAAGCCCAGCGAGAATATCGAGATTGAGTTGAGCGAGCCGGTTTCCCTCACGTTCTCGCTCAAGTACCTGGTCAACTTTTGCAAGGCGAGCGCGCTGTCGAGCACGGTCAAGATCTGCCTCTCCAACGAGGTGCCCCTTTTGGTCGAGTACAACATTTCGGCTAGCAGCTACTTGAGGTTCTATCTTGCGCCCAAG ATTGGCGACGAGGAGTAA